TCGTCGCGCGGCGTATCGGTGGTGCCGACGATGGTGTGGCCGTTCCATGGCACCACGAACAGCACGCGGCCGTCGTCGGTCTTGGGAATCAGGATGGCGCGCTTGCCCGGCAGGAAATCCTGCGGCAAGGTCAGGTGCACGCCCTGGCTGGGCGCGACCATGGTCTGCGCGTTCTTGTCTTCCATGCGCCGCACCGCGTCCACCCATACGCCGGTGGCGTTGACCACGCAGCGCGCGCGCAGCGTGAAGCTGGCGCCGCCGATCGCATCCTGCACGGTAACGCCGTCGACCTTGCCGCCCGTCATGGTCAGGCCGGTGGCGCGCATGTAGTTCACCGCGGTGCCGCCCAGGTCGAACAGCGTGCGCATCAGGCTCACCGCCAGGCGCGCATCGTCGAACTGGCCGTCGTAATACAGCACGCCGCCTTTGAGATTCTTGCCCTGCACGTTCTCGGCCAGCGTCGGCGCGTTGGCCAGCGTGTCGCGGCGCGACAGCCAGCGGCTGGGCGCCAGGTTCAGCTTGCCGGCCAGCATGTCGTACATCTTCAGGCCGATGCCATAGAAGGGCTGGTCGAACAGGTTGTAGGCCGGCACCACGAATCCCAGCGGCCACACCAGGTGCGGCGCGTTGCGGTTGAGCAGGCCGCGTTCGTGCAGCGCTTCGCGCACCAGGCTGACGTTGCCCTGCGCCAGATAGCGGACGCCGCCGTGCACCAGCTTGGTGGCCTTGCTGGACGTGCCCTTGGCGAAGTCCGCGCCTTCGATCAGCAGGGTGCGATAGCCGCGCGAGGCGGCATCGACGGCCGTGCCCAGGCCGGTGGCGCCGCCGCCAATGACGATCACGTCCCAGGAGTGCGTGTTGTCCAGCGTGTTCAGGAGGCGGTTGCGGTCGGGCGGGGCGACGGAGGCTAGCGGTTGGTTCATGGGATTCAAGGTGTTTGCTTCAAGGTATTCGGGGCGGCCGCGACGTCGCAGCGCACGCCCGCGTCCAGCAGGACTTGCGCCAGCGGCTCTTGCGGATGCGCGTCGGTGAAGAAGCGGTCGATTTGCGAGATGTGCGCCAGTTCCACCATGGCCTGGCGCTTGAATTTGCTGCTGTCGGCGGCAAGCCAGACTTCG
The sequence above is drawn from the Achromobacter xylosoxidans genome and encodes:
- a CDS encoding glycerol-3-phosphate dehydrogenase/oxidase; translation: MNQPLASVAPPDRNRLLNTLDNTHSWDVIVIGGGATGLGTAVDAASRGYRTLLIEGADFAKGTSSKATKLVHGGVRYLAQGNVSLVREALHERGLLNRNAPHLVWPLGFVVPAYNLFDQPFYGIGLKMYDMLAGKLNLAPSRWLSRRDTLANAPTLAENVQGKNLKGGVLYYDGQFDDARLAVSLMRTLFDLGGTAVNYMRATGLTMTGGKVDGVTVQDAIGGASFTLRARCVVNATGVWVDAVRRMEDKNAQTMVAPSQGVHLTLPQDFLPGKRAILIPKTDDGRVLFVVPWNGHTIVGTTDTPRDDLPLDPQAGAQDVDFILSTAARYLSRKPTRDDVTSVWAGLRPLVKATGEASTKSLSREHTILVSKAGLVTVTGGKWTTYRRMAQDVVDTAIQHQLLTQATCRTESLPLHGAAGLAPSQEHAGTPDSYYGSDLPALKALPGADRMLVKSSGLSEAHVRFAARYELARSAEDVLARRNRALFLDSEAAMLAAPEVARILAEELGHDAAWQQRTLQELALVAANYRLK